The following proteins are encoded in a genomic region of Mycobacterium kiyosense:
- a CDS encoding similarity with UbiE/COQ5 methyltransferase, with the protein MSAPRRTLNGAVTSLWSFLSPAYDLPFLQRWVYRPPHDEVIAQLRAHGARRIADVACGTGILSGRIERELQPDEIYGIDMSEGMLNQARAKSTRVQWKRAPAEQLPFQDGALDAVVSTSAFHFFDQPAALSEFHRVLAPGGLVAVATLSSRQPFQPPDRWMPQHNPSPAKMRKMFEDAGFTVSDQHRIRRPLWTQLISDLLTVGVKS; encoded by the coding sequence GTGAGCGCACCACGACGCACGCTCAACGGCGCGGTGACGTCGCTGTGGAGCTTCCTCTCGCCGGCCTATGACCTGCCATTCCTGCAGCGCTGGGTGTATCGGCCGCCGCACGACGAGGTAATCGCGCAACTGCGCGCCCACGGCGCGCGCCGGATCGCGGACGTCGCCTGCGGCACCGGCATTCTCAGCGGCCGGATCGAGCGGGAACTGCAACCCGACGAGATCTACGGCATCGACATGTCCGAAGGCATGCTCAACCAGGCTCGCGCCAAGTCCACCCGGGTGCAGTGGAAGCGAGCCCCCGCTGAACAGCTGCCGTTTCAGGACGGTGCTCTGGACGCCGTCGTATCCACCTCGGCGTTTCATTTCTTCGACCAGCCGGCGGCCCTGAGCGAATTCCACCGCGTGCTGGCGCCCGGGGGCTTGGTGGCAGTAGCCACCCTGAGCAGTCGGCAGCCGTTCCAGCCGCCCGACCGCTGGATGCCGCAGCACAATCCGTCCCCGGCCAAGATGCGCAAGATGTTCGAGGATGCCGGTTTCACCGTCAGCGACCAGCACCGCATCCGGCGGCCGCTGTGGACCCAGCTGATCTCAGATCTACTGACGGTCGGCGTCAAGAGCTGA
- the hypB gene encoding hydrogenase nickel incorporation protein HypB — MGRFHRHDDGTVHSHADADHDHHDGHGDHSGYATGAQRIEVLESIFAENDTRADINRKAFEHNGIRALNLMSSPGSGKTTVLAATLDELAGDLSVGIIEGDIATDLDAAKLGGRGAQISLLNTDNGFGGECHLDAPMVNRALQGLDLTQLDLVIIENVGNLVCPAEFDVGEHAKAMVYSIAEGEDKPLKYPVMFRAVDVVLLNKIDLVPHLDADVATYIGHIRQVNPTATILPVSARTGEGMASWFEWVRQFAS, encoded by the coding sequence ATGGGTAGATTCCATCGGCACGACGACGGCACGGTGCACAGTCACGCCGACGCCGACCACGACCACCATGATGGCCACGGCGACCACAGTGGCTATGCGACCGGCGCGCAGCGTATCGAAGTGCTGGAGTCGATCTTCGCCGAGAACGACACCCGGGCCGATATCAATCGGAAAGCTTTCGAACACAACGGAATTCGGGCGCTCAACCTGATGAGCTCGCCGGGTTCCGGCAAAACCACGGTGCTGGCCGCCACCCTCGACGAACTGGCCGGCGACCTGTCTGTCGGCATCATCGAGGGCGACATCGCCACCGATCTGGACGCCGCCAAACTCGGCGGCCGGGGCGCGCAGATCTCGCTACTGAACACCGACAACGGATTCGGCGGCGAGTGTCACCTGGATGCCCCGATGGTCAACCGCGCACTGCAGGGGCTGGACCTGACGCAGCTGGACCTGGTGATCATCGAGAACGTCGGAAACCTGGTCTGCCCCGCCGAGTTCGACGTCGGCGAACACGCCAAGGCGATGGTGTACTCGATCGCCGAAGGTGAGGACAAGCCGCTGAAATATCCGGTGATGTTCCGAGCCGTCGACGTGGTATTGCTGAACAAGATCGACCTGGTACCCCACCTCGACGCCGACGTGGCCACCTACATCGGGCACATCCGGCAGGTCAACCCGACGGCGACAATACTGCCGGTGAGCGCACGCACCGGCGAAGGGATGGCTTCGTGGTTCGAATGGGTGCGACAATTCGCGAGTTAG
- a CDS encoding hypothetical protein (frameshifted, insertion at around 2290875), giving the protein MGSRSDTVRGVRLRLDILGVVQGVGFRPAVARIAARHGLSGCVYNDAGSVHCEFEGPPERVDAALRAITVDHPPMARIDAIRTTALPPMGESGFRILGSQSGDERRTLVPPDIAVCDDCLRELRDPADRRYGHPFITCTNCGPRYTVITDLPYDRPMTTMAQFPMCARCATEYRDPTDRRFHAQTIACPDCGPTLSWHGPGADDPLQAAATAIDNGLIVALKGIGGFHLACRANDAAAVATLRRRKNRPAKPFAVMVADIAGARRICRVDEQAASLLGSPAGRTPRVVARPRRRDAGRGGARAVRNRRDAGVFATAPPAVRPARLGAAGDDLRQQLRVTHRLPRR; this is encoded by the coding sequence ATGGGCAGTCGAAGTGACACGGTGCGTGGCGTGCGGTTGCGGCTCGACATTCTCGGCGTGGTTCAAGGCGTCGGCTTCCGCCCCGCCGTCGCGCGCATCGCCGCACGTCATGGCTTATCCGGGTGTGTCTACAACGACGCGGGGTCGGTGCATTGCGAGTTCGAAGGCCCGCCCGAACGGGTCGACGCTGCGCTGCGTGCGATCACGGTCGACCATCCGCCGATGGCGCGCATCGACGCGATCCGGACCACCGCGCTGCCGCCGATGGGGGAATCCGGATTCCGGATCCTGGGCAGCCAGAGCGGCGATGAGCGCCGCACCTTGGTGCCGCCCGACATCGCCGTGTGCGACGACTGCCTGCGTGAACTGCGCGATCCCGCCGATCGCCGCTACGGCCATCCCTTCATCACCTGCACCAACTGCGGTCCGCGCTACACCGTGATCACCGACCTGCCCTACGACCGGCCGATGACCACCATGGCGCAGTTTCCCATGTGCGCGCGGTGTGCGACCGAATACCGCGACCCCACCGACCGCCGATTCCACGCGCAGACCATCGCGTGCCCGGACTGCGGCCCCACCCTGTCCTGGCACGGGCCGGGCGCGGACGATCCACTGCAGGCCGCCGCAACGGCGATCGACAACGGATTGATCGTCGCACTCAAGGGGATCGGCGGGTTTCATCTGGCCTGCCGCGCCAACGATGCCGCCGCGGTCGCAACGCTGCGGCGTCGGAAAAACCGGCCCGCCAAGCCTTTTGCGGTGATGGTTGCCGATATCGCCGGCGCGCGACGGATCTGCCGGGTCGATGAGCAGGCGGCCAGCTTACTGGGGTCTCCGGCCGGCCGCACCCCTCGTGTTGTTGCCCGCCCACGACGACGTGATGCTGGTCGGGGTGGCGCCCGGGCTGTCCGAAATCGGCGTGATGCTGGCGTATTCGCCACTGCACCACCTGCTGTTCGACCGGCTCGGCTCGGTGCCGCTGGTGATGACCTCCGCCAACAACTCCGGGTCACCCATCGTCTTCCGCGACGCTGA
- a CDS encoding hypothetical protein (frameshifted, insertion at around 2290881), translated as MLAYSPLHHLLFDRLGSVPLVMTSANNSGSPIVFRDADLDWIDGLADAVLTHDRPIHVPCEDSVLTLDGNGAMVPIRRSRGYAPLPVATPAAAAGATILATGGDLKTTFCLMSPDGHAHLSSHLGDMADPRTQSCFESALDHLSFMTERRPELIACDLHPGYATTSWARRQDKPVVQVQHHHAHAVSLLAEHGLLGTAMLAVAFDGTGYGTDGSVWGGELLMITDPASFTRVGHLLPFALPGADGAVRRPGRIALDLLHRAGIDWAPDIPAVHEMSDASRHVLAQQIPRGIGCIPTSSMGRLFDAVASLLGVCQEVTYEGQAAIELEHLARRGSPVPMEFAVTAGVLDPRPLVAELVAGLRAGVAPADLAAGFHTAVIAATVRAIEQAAAGIRTIGLTGGVFVNRLLREGLRDRLVSDGFDVLTHAVLPCNDGGLALGQAVIAAQRQERGGRPMCLGIPGRVVRTWEEAGTRMCTVDFGGTTKTVCLAYLPDLQIGEYAIVHAGFAITRLDEASANETLRMFQGLGVLDEELAGDQGQSSREPA; from the coding sequence ATGCTGGCGTATTCGCCACTGCACCACCTGCTGTTCGACCGGCTCGGCTCGGTGCCGCTGGTGATGACCTCCGCCAACAACTCCGGGTCACCCATCGTCTTCCGCGACGCTGACCTGGATTGGATCGACGGGCTGGCCGACGCGGTGCTCACCCATGATCGTCCCATCCACGTGCCCTGCGAGGATTCAGTGCTGACGCTGGACGGCAACGGCGCAATGGTGCCGATCCGGCGTTCCCGCGGCTACGCCCCGCTACCGGTGGCGACGCCCGCGGCGGCTGCCGGGGCAACGATCCTGGCCACCGGCGGCGACCTCAAGACCACGTTCTGTCTGATGTCCCCCGACGGGCACGCGCACCTGTCGTCGCATTTGGGGGACATGGCCGACCCACGGACCCAGAGCTGCTTCGAATCGGCTTTGGATCACCTGTCTTTCATGACCGAACGCCGTCCCGAGCTGATCGCGTGCGACCTGCACCCTGGCTACGCGACCACCAGTTGGGCGCGGCGCCAAGATAAGCCGGTCGTGCAGGTGCAGCATCACCACGCCCATGCGGTGTCGCTGCTGGCCGAACACGGCCTACTCGGCACCGCGATGCTCGCCGTCGCCTTCGACGGCACCGGCTACGGCACCGATGGCAGCGTCTGGGGCGGTGAACTGCTGATGATCACCGATCCGGCGTCGTTCACCCGGGTCGGCCACCTGCTGCCGTTCGCACTGCCGGGCGCCGACGGCGCGGTACGTCGGCCCGGCCGGATCGCACTGGATCTGCTGCACCGGGCCGGGATCGACTGGGCGCCGGACATTCCGGCCGTCCACGAGATGAGCGATGCGTCCCGGCATGTGCTGGCTCAACAGATTCCGCGCGGCATCGGGTGCATCCCGACCAGCAGCATGGGCCGGCTGTTCGACGCCGTGGCTAGCCTGCTCGGTGTCTGCCAAGAGGTGACCTACGAGGGACAGGCGGCCATCGAACTCGAGCACCTGGCCCGTCGCGGCAGTCCGGTACCGATGGAATTCGCAGTGACGGCAGGCGTTTTGGATCCGCGGCCGTTGGTCGCCGAGTTGGTCGCCGGACTGCGTGCCGGCGTCGCACCAGCCGATCTGGCCGCGGGATTCCACACCGCCGTGATCGCAGCGACGGTGCGGGCGATCGAGCAGGCCGCAGCGGGAATCCGCACCATCGGCCTGACCGGCGGGGTGTTCGTGAACCGATTACTGCGGGAGGGGCTGCGCGACCGATTGGTCAGCGATGGTTTCGACGTGCTGACGCATGCGGTGTTGCCCTGCAACGACGGCGGGCTGGCTCTCGGGCAGGCCGTGATCGCGGCGCAGCGACAGGAAAGGGGGGGCCGGCCGATGTGTCTCGGAATTCCCGGCAGGGTAGTCCGCACCTGGGAGGAGGCGGGAACACGCATGTGCACCGTCGACTTCGGTGGCACCACCAAGACGGTCTGCCTGGCCTATTTGCCCGACCTGCAGATCGGTGAATACGCGATCGTGCACGCCGGATTCGCCATCACTCGGCTCGACGAAGCATCGGCCAACGAAACCCTGCGGATGTTCCAGGGACTCGGGGTGCTCGACGAGGAGTTGGCCGGAGACCAAGGACAAAGCAGCAGGGAGCCAGCATGA
- the hypD gene encoding hydrogenase formation protein HypD, with product MKYLDEFRDPAAARTLVDHIKKRATRTWTIMEVCGGQTHSIIRNGIDQLLDGAVEFIHGPGCPVCVTPLEMIDRALEIAAREDVIFCSFGDMLRVPGSHHDLFSVRARGGDVRVVYSPLDATRVAVDNPDKQVVFFGVGFETTAPANAMAVVHAQRLGLANFSMLVSHVLVPPAMTAILSSPTNRVEGFLAAGHVCTVMGTGEYGPLVEQYRVPIVVTGFEPLDLLEGVRQVVDLLEAGTPELRNAYPRAVTAAGNTVAQQTLADVFVVTDRQWRGIGMIPKSGWTLSPRYAQFDAELKFGVGHLRVSESADCHSGEVLQGLLKPNQCPAFGTACTPRTPLGATMVSSEGACAAYYQFRRLEASAHA from the coding sequence ATGAAATACCTCGACGAGTTTCGGGATCCGGCCGCTGCCCGCACCCTGGTCGACCACATCAAGAAGCGGGCCACCAGGACCTGGACCATCATGGAAGTCTGCGGTGGACAGACGCATTCGATCATCCGCAACGGCATCGACCAATTGCTGGACGGGGCAGTCGAATTCATCCACGGTCCGGGATGTCCGGTCTGTGTGACGCCGCTGGAGATGATCGATCGCGCGCTGGAGATCGCCGCCCGCGAGGACGTGATCTTCTGTTCGTTCGGGGACATGCTTCGGGTGCCTGGCAGCCACCACGATCTGTTCAGCGTTCGCGCCCGCGGCGGCGACGTTCGAGTCGTCTACTCACCGCTGGACGCCACCCGGGTAGCCGTCGACAACCCCGACAAACAGGTGGTGTTCTTCGGGGTCGGCTTCGAGACCACGGCGCCGGCGAACGCGATGGCCGTGGTGCACGCCCAGCGGCTCGGGCTGGCCAACTTCTCGATGCTGGTCTCCCATGTTCTGGTACCGCCGGCCATGACGGCGATCCTGAGCTCGCCCACCAACCGGGTCGAAGGTTTCCTGGCCGCCGGGCACGTCTGCACGGTGATGGGCACCGGCGAATACGGCCCACTGGTCGAGCAATACCGGGTGCCGATTGTGGTCACTGGATTCGAACCCCTGGACCTGCTGGAAGGTGTCCGCCAGGTGGTCGACCTGCTCGAGGCCGGAACCCCCGAGTTGCGCAACGCCTACCCGCGCGCGGTGACCGCCGCGGGCAACACCGTCGCGCAGCAGACGCTCGCCGACGTGTTCGTGGTGACCGATCGGCAATGGCGGGGCATCGGCATGATCCCGAAGTCCGGCTGGACTCTGTCGCCCCGTTACGCGCAATTCGACGCCGAACTCAAATTCGGTGTGGGCCACCTGCGGGTGTCCGAGTCCGCGGATTGCCACAGCGGCGAAGTGCTGCAGGGTCTACTCAAACCCAACCAGTGCCCGGCATTCGGCACTGCCTGCACGCCCCGTACTCCGCTGGGGGCGACCATGGTGTCCAGCGAAGGCGCCTGCGCGGCCTACTACCAGTTCCGCCGGCTGGAAGCCTCGGCTCATGCCTGA
- the hypE gene encoding hydrogenase expression/formation protein HypE, translated as MPEFPVAIDPADWVCPLPLRETRRIVLGHGGGGVLSEELIENLFLPAFGGTRGATRDSALLDVAGGRIALTTDSYVVQPLFFPGGNIGNLAVNGTINDLACSGAQPIGLTAGFILEEGLELDVLGVVAETMGRAAAQAGVNIVTGDTKVVAKGGADQLFVNTAGVGLVPPGLQIGPERARPGDHIIVSGNLGEHGVAIMSVREGIDFGTVVTTDSTPLHRLVAATLDAAGSAVHVLRDPTRGGLVASLVELARAASVGVELELAKIPIPETVSSACSFLGLDPLQVANEGKMVAFVDPDSSEAALAAMRSRPEGADAAIIGRVVTEHPGMVVGRTAFGTTQVIERQLGEQLPRIC; from the coding sequence ATGCCTGAATTCCCGGTGGCGATCGACCCCGCGGACTGGGTGTGTCCATTGCCGCTGCGCGAAACCCGGCGCATCGTCCTGGGCCATGGTGGCGGCGGGGTGCTGTCGGAAGAACTGATCGAGAACCTCTTCCTGCCGGCGTTCGGTGGTACGCGGGGTGCGACGCGCGACTCGGCCCTGCTCGACGTCGCGGGCGGACGTATCGCGCTGACCACGGATTCCTATGTGGTGCAACCGTTGTTCTTTCCCGGCGGCAACATCGGCAACCTGGCGGTCAACGGCACGATCAACGACTTGGCGTGCAGCGGAGCGCAACCAATCGGTTTGACCGCCGGGTTCATCCTGGAAGAAGGTCTGGAACTCGACGTACTCGGCGTGGTCGCCGAAACCATGGGCAGGGCAGCGGCGCAGGCCGGGGTGAACATCGTCACCGGCGACACCAAGGTGGTGGCCAAGGGTGGCGCGGACCAGCTTTTCGTCAATACCGCCGGTGTCGGCCTGGTCCCGCCGGGCCTGCAGATCGGGCCCGAGCGGGCACGTCCCGGCGATCACATCATCGTCTCGGGCAATCTCGGCGAGCACGGTGTGGCGATCATGAGTGTGCGCGAGGGCATCGATTTCGGCACCGTGGTCACCACCGACAGCACCCCGCTGCATCGGCTGGTCGCCGCCACCCTGGACGCGGCCGGAAGCGCGGTGCACGTGCTGCGCGACCCCACCCGGGGCGGACTGGTGGCATCGCTGGTCGAGCTCGCCCGCGCGGCATCGGTGGGTGTCGAGCTGGAACTGGCGAAGATCCCTATTCCCGAGACGGTTTCGTCGGCCTGCTCATTCTTGGGACTGGACCCGCTGCAGGTTGCCAACGAGGGCAAGATGGTGGCGTTCGTCGACCCGGACAGCAGCGAAGCAGCGCTGGCGGCGATGCGGTCACGCCCGGAGGGCGCCGATGCCGCGATCATCGGTCGCGTGGTCACCGAGCACCCGGGCATGGTGGTCGGCAGAACCGCCTTCGGCACCACCCAGGTCATCGAACGCCAACTGGGTGAACAACTTCCACGAATCTGCTGA
- the htpG gene encoding chaperone protein HtpG — translation MNAQVEQLEFQAEARQLLDLMVHSVYSNKDSFLRELISNASDALDKLRLEALRNKDLDVDTSDLHIEIEVDKEARTLTIRDNGIGMTRAEVVDLIGTLAKSGTAELRQQLREAKNAQNEQASEELIGQFGIGFYSSFMVADKVQLLTRKAGESEATKWESSGEGTYTIEAVEGAPQGTSVTLHLKPEDAEDELHDYTSPWKLKSLVKQYSDFIAWPIRMEVERRIQVPVEGAEGEGSEEEPVETTEKVVTETETLNSMKALWARPKEEVSEEEYKEFYKHIAHAWDDPLEVIAMKAEGTFEYQALLFIPSQAPFDLFNRDAKTGVQLYVKRVFIMGDCDELMPEYLRFVKGVVDAQDLSLNVSREILQKDRQINAIRRRLTKKVLSTIKEIQAQRPEDYRTFWTQFGKVLKEGLLSDFDNQETLLAVSSFASTHSEEEPTTLAEYVARMKEGQTQIFYATGESRQQLLKSPHLEAFKAKGYEVLLLTDPVDEVWVGVVTEFDGKPLQSVAKGEVDLDGDEESSTAEREEQQKEFADLLSWLKETLSEHVKEVRLSTRLTESPACLITDAFGITPALARLYKASGQEVPVGKRILELNPNHPLVTGLRQAHADRPEDATVAETAELLYGTALLAEGGALEDPARFAELLADRLARTV, via the coding sequence ATGAACGCGCAGGTCGAGCAGCTGGAGTTCCAGGCAGAGGCCCGGCAATTGCTGGACTTGATGGTCCACTCGGTTTATTCGAACAAAGACTCGTTCCTACGGGAACTGATCTCCAACGCCTCCGATGCGTTGGACAAGCTGCGGCTGGAAGCCTTGCGTAACAAGGACTTAGACGTCGACACCTCGGATCTGCACATCGAGATCGAGGTTGACAAAGAGGCCAGGACGCTGACCATCCGCGACAACGGCATCGGGATGACCCGCGCCGAAGTGGTGGACCTGATCGGAACGCTGGCCAAGTCGGGCACCGCCGAACTGCGCCAACAGCTTCGGGAGGCCAAGAACGCCCAGAACGAGCAGGCATCCGAGGAGCTGATCGGCCAGTTCGGCATCGGGTTCTACTCGTCGTTCATGGTCGCCGACAAGGTCCAGCTGCTCACCCGCAAGGCCGGCGAGAGCGAAGCCACCAAGTGGGAGTCGAGCGGCGAGGGCACCTACACCATCGAAGCCGTCGAAGGCGCCCCGCAAGGTACCTCGGTCACCCTGCACCTCAAGCCCGAAGACGCCGAGGACGAGCTGCACGACTACACCTCCCCCTGGAAGCTCAAAAGCCTGGTCAAGCAGTACTCCGACTTCATCGCCTGGCCCATCCGGATGGAGGTCGAGCGCCGCATCCAGGTGCCCGTCGAGGGTGCCGAGGGGGAGGGCTCCGAAGAGGAGCCCGTGGAGACCACCGAAAAGGTCGTCACCGAAACCGAGACGCTGAACTCGATGAAGGCGCTGTGGGCGCGCCCGAAAGAGGAGGTCTCCGAGGAGGAGTACAAGGAGTTCTACAAGCACATCGCGCATGCCTGGGACGACCCGCTCGAGGTCATCGCGATGAAGGCGGAGGGCACCTTCGAGTACCAGGCGCTGCTGTTCATCCCGTCCCAGGCGCCGTTCGACCTGTTCAACCGGGACGCCAAGACCGGGGTGCAGCTGTACGTCAAACGCGTCTTCATCATGGGCGACTGCGACGAACTGATGCCGGAGTACCTGCGCTTCGTCAAGGGTGTCGTCGACGCACAGGACTTGTCGCTCAACGTGTCTCGGGAAATTCTGCAGAAGGACCGGCAGATCAACGCGATCCGGCGGCGGTTGACCAAGAAGGTGCTGTCCACGATCAAGGAGATTCAGGCGCAGCGGCCCGAGGACTACCGCACCTTCTGGACGCAATTCGGCAAGGTCCTAAAGGAGGGCCTGCTGTCGGACTTCGACAACCAGGAGACGCTGCTGGCGGTGTCCTCGTTCGCCTCGACGCACAGCGAGGAGGAACCCACCACGCTGGCCGAGTATGTCGCGCGGATGAAGGAAGGCCAGACCCAGATCTTCTACGCCACCGGGGAGTCGCGCCAGCAGTTGCTCAAGTCGCCGCACCTGGAGGCGTTCAAGGCCAAGGGCTACGAAGTGCTGCTGCTGACCGACCCGGTCGACGAGGTCTGGGTTGGCGTGGTCACCGAGTTCGACGGCAAGCCGCTGCAGTCGGTGGCCAAGGGCGAGGTCGATCTGGACGGTGACGAAGAGTCCTCGACCGCCGAGCGGGAGGAGCAGCAGAAAGAATTCGCCGACCTGCTGAGCTGGCTGAAGGAGACGCTGAGCGAGCACGTCAAGGAAGTGCGGTTGTCCACCCGCCTCACCGAGTCGCCGGCCTGCCTGATCACCGACGCGTTCGGCATCACCCCGGCGCTCGCCCGGCTCTACAAAGCCTCCGGGCAGGAGGTCCCGGTCGGCAAGCGGATCCTGGAACTCAATCCGAACCATCCGCTGGTCACCGGGCTGCGCCAGGCGCACGCCGACCGGCCTGAGGATGCCACGGTCGCCGAAACCGCCGAACTTCTCTACGGCACCGCGCTCCTTGCCGAGGGCGGCGCCTTGGAGGACCCGGCACGCTTCGCCGAACTGCTGGCAGACCGGTTGGCGCGCACGGTGTAG
- a CDS encoding putative oxidoreductase — MKYLQVDGVGQVSRIGLGTWQFGSREWGYGDDYASGAARDIVKRARALGVTLFDTAEVYGLGKSERILGEALGDERADVAVASKVFPVAPFPAIIKQRERASARRLQLDRIPLYQIHQPNPLVPDTVIMPGMRDLLDDGKIGAAGVSNYSLSRWQQADAALGRPVISNQVEFSLARPRALDHMVPFAERENRIVIAYSPLAQGLLGGKYGVDNRPGGVRSVNPLFGTENLRRIEPLLQTLRDVATEAGAKPAQVALAWPISLPGVVAIPGASSVEQLEFNVAAAEVELSNEARDALTAAARAFQPVSAGRFLTELVREKIGR, encoded by the coding sequence ATGAAATACCTACAGGTCGACGGAGTCGGACAGGTCAGCCGGATCGGTCTCGGGACGTGGCAGTTCGGCTCCCGCGAATGGGGTTACGGCGACGACTACGCCTCCGGCGCCGCCCGCGACATCGTCAAGCGCGCCCGCGCCCTCGGCGTGACACTGTTCGACACCGCCGAGGTATACGGGCTGGGCAAGAGCGAACGCATCCTGGGCGAAGCACTGGGCGACGAACGCGCCGACGTCGCGGTGGCCAGCAAGGTCTTCCCGGTCGCGCCGTTCCCCGCGATCATCAAGCAACGCGAACGCGCCAGCGCGCGCCGCCTGCAACTGGACCGCATCCCGCTGTACCAGATCCACCAACCCAACCCGCTGGTCCCCGACACGGTCATCATGCCCGGCATGCGCGACCTCCTCGACGACGGCAAGATCGGCGCGGCCGGCGTTTCGAACTATTCGCTGTCCCGCTGGCAGCAGGCCGACGCCGCCCTCGGCCGGCCCGTCATCAGCAACCAGGTGGAATTCTCGCTGGCCCGCCCGCGCGCGCTGGACCACATGGTGCCCTTCGCCGAGCGGGAGAACCGCATCGTGATCGCCTACAGCCCGCTGGCCCAAGGACTGCTCGGCGGCAAGTACGGCGTGGACAACCGGCCCGGCGGTGTGCGCTCGGTCAACCCGCTGTTCGGCACCGAGAACCTGCGCCGGATCGAGCCGCTGCTGCAGACGCTGCGCGACGTGGCCACCGAAGCCGGCGCCAAACCCGCGCAGGTCGCTCTGGCGTGGCCGATCAGCCTGCCCGGTGTGGTCGCCATCCCGGGTGCCTCCAGCGTGGAGCAGCTGGAGTTCAATGTGGCCGCCGCGGAGGTGGAGCTGAGCAACGAAGCGCGCGACGCGCTGACCGCCGCGGCCCGCGCGTTCCAGCCGGTCTCCGCGGGCCGGTTTCTCACCGAGCTGGTCCGTGAAAAGATCGGGCGTTAG
- a CDS encoding oxidoreductase — MVIGASSGLGRCIGVGLAKRGDQVALLARRRERIETAAHEAGSAAVAVECDVTDQASARAGIDAAADALGGIDNVVYTPAISPLVPLADTDAATWRRVFDTNVIGAALATAAAVPHLTASAEKAAGKVIFLSSDAGTFGPPWPGLGAYGVSKAALERLVEAWRAEHPDIGFTNLIVGECAGGEGDAQTGMNAGWDRELTMQAYPLWVSRGCMPGKLMPVEDLVDVVHTILRTDACTSMPVVVARGAPAAAGAVLSNGQKS, encoded by the coding sequence GTGGTGATCGGAGCCTCGAGCGGGTTGGGGCGCTGTATTGGTGTCGGCTTGGCAAAGCGCGGCGATCAGGTCGCGTTGCTCGCCCGGCGGCGTGAACGCATCGAAACCGCCGCGCATGAAGCCGGATCGGCGGCGGTCGCCGTGGAGTGCGACGTGACCGACCAGGCATCGGCCCGCGCAGGCATCGACGCTGCCGCCGATGCGCTGGGCGGCATCGACAACGTCGTCTACACACCCGCGATCAGCCCGCTGGTGCCCTTGGCTGACACCGACGCCGCAACCTGGCGGCGCGTGTTCGACACCAACGTCATCGGTGCGGCGCTGGCCACCGCGGCCGCCGTGCCACATCTCACCGCTTCTGCCGAGAAAGCAGCAGGCAAAGTCATATTTCTATCCTCGGACGCGGGCACGTTCGGTCCGCCCTGGCCGGGACTGGGCGCCTACGGTGTCAGCAAAGCGGCCTTGGAGCGGCTCGTCGAGGCGTGGCGTGCCGAGCATCCCGACATCGGCTTCACCAACTTGATCGTGGGCGAGTGCGCCGGTGGCGAGGGCGACGCGCAAACCGGCATGAACGCCGGCTGGGACCGCGAGCTGACGATGCAGGCCTACCCGCTGTGGGTGTCACGAGGCTGCATGCCAGGCAAATTGATGCCCGTGGAAGATCTCGTCGACGTCGTGCACACGATCCTGCGCACCGACGCCTGCACGTCGATGCCGGTGGTCGTCGCCCGGGGTGCGCCGGCCGCCGCGGGAGCGGTGCTGTCCAACGGCCAGAAGTCGTAG
- a CDS encoding thioesterase, with amino-acid sequence MVTDMVDSFASMTDSLPVYESLAVSVRRLIDATIRTEVSHDVIAAARAKIDSVTSELSAELMPGTFGERRVQDGQGVASGNVVIGVRNPSAPPLVVHYESDGSAWTEFTLGAAFEGPMGHVHGGVSAMILDHVLGATAHQPGRPAYTGTLTLRYHRRTPLRQPLRAEAWVESRQGVKTFAAGQISDAEGVTVSAEGIFIHPRDS; translated from the coding sequence ATGGTGACGGACATGGTGGATTCGTTTGCGTCGATGACAGATTCGCTGCCGGTGTACGAGTCACTGGCGGTGTCGGTGCGGCGGTTGATCGACGCGACAATCCGTACCGAGGTCAGCCACGACGTCATCGCTGCCGCGCGAGCCAAGATCGACAGCGTCACAAGCGAACTCAGCGCTGAGTTGATGCCCGGCACGTTCGGTGAACGCAGAGTCCAGGACGGCCAGGGCGTCGCATCGGGCAATGTCGTTATCGGCGTTCGCAACCCGTCTGCTCCCCCGTTGGTCGTCCACTACGAGAGCGACGGGTCGGCGTGGACCGAGTTCACGCTGGGGGCCGCCTTCGAAGGGCCAATGGGACATGTGCACGGCGGCGTTTCAGCCATGATCCTGGACCACGTGCTCGGGGCCACCGCGCACCAACCGGGACGGCCCGCCTACACCGGGACGCTGACCCTGCGCTATCACCGACGCACTCCGCTGCGGCAGCCGTTGCGCGCCGAGGCCTGGGTCGAAAGTCGGCAAGGTGTCAAGACTTTCGCGGCCGGCCAGATCAGCGACGCCGAGGGCGTCACGGTATCCGCCGAAGGTATCTTCATCCACCCGCGTGACAGCTGA